AACTCAACACTCAACAATAGGGGGTCCCTGCTTCATCTCTCCATCCATCAAGGATGAAGACTGCTACTTCAGTATAACTTTCATTAAaatcaatatataatattactacATTATTTATTACTGTGCTCATTCAAATAGTTAGAAATGTCTGAAAAAATTAGAAAATCTTTACTGACCCCCTGCAGCACCATAATGGACGCCTAGGGGTTGAAAACCCTAGATCTATATTACTGTAAAAGCCTGCTGTAATGGATTATATTAAGTGGCATCTAAAACTGTGCCTCTCTGTCTTCTGAGAATTACATCAGATTTCATTATGAAAAAGACACAGCAGTAACTATTGATTCATGAGTCACTGAAGTTAAGTTTGACCTATAATAACAATTTGTTGacgtgaattttttttattggattattatttattattattgatttttattgttaattttattattgattttatcattggttgaaatgtatttattattggtTGAAcgcaacatttattatttaactaatgatattttatcatttatatattatatatatatatatatatatatatatatatatatatatatatatatatataaattaattattattattattattattattgcaggctttattaaatattgtatttttaagaaaCCTTTAATTATATAGAGAAAGGTACCTGGGCTGAAGTCCCATGGTTTGTAAAGGTTGAAAACCCCTGGTATAAATTAAGTTCTAAGTATAAACAAACTTTATGAGCTAGGTGTTGTCAGTGATTCTCAACAAGCTTAATCTTATTATTCCTTAAACGATAAAACCCACTGAAAACTCTCCTAATAGACAAACCACTCTTGCAAGACCACACACAGACTCTGACATCTAATTTCCAAAGGCTTTAATAGGAACATATAAAGCTTCTGGTGTTAAAacagtgattttctgtttgtatctgCGGCAGAGTCTTTTTGGCACTCACGCTGGGAGCTCAGGTCCAGTTCCAGCAGGTGAGTGCAGGCCCAGTTAATAAACTGCATGTCTGCTCCCTGTGGAAATCAACCAGAACCTGACCTACAAGAATGACTCTGTTTCCTCTCCCTACAcacaatgttttattcatgagAACTTTCGCTAGATATATTCTCTGCTTTCCTTTTTTCCTCTGAGAGAAACAAGACTTTCTTTTTGGTATGTCGATGCCCGGACCCAATCACTTCTCAGATCCCGCTGGACTGATCCCAGACCTGTAGTCTCATGTCCTGCTGTATGAAGTGAGGTCAAAGAACAGTGATTTCACTAATAAAAACTGTATTGCGAGCTGCTCCCAGGTTACATAAAGAATTGTTTTCACACTGCAGATTAGAGCTCCTTTTAAAAGCACAATAACTTGCTTTCAAGCTTTTCTCCCAAGAGAAATATTCTTTTGCCTTTTTTCAGCTTGGTCGGTATAGAGCCATGTggattgtttatatatatatatatatatatatatatatatacataacttGATCAGAGCATCCTCAACACATTGAGACATAGATTTGCTTACTCTTGGACTTTCATATACGTTTTATATACGGCCAGAAACCTGAAATCTCAAGAACCTATTTTCACCTGGTTGTAACATCTCGGCTGATCTCATCACAGTCAGTCAGCACTAAATAAACCAAAACGGGTTCCAAAATATCTTGTTACAATCAACCACATTGGAAAGTAGTTTATGTAAGCTGCCATTGTGCTaaaatgtacatgtttgtgtatataaaGATTTTTCCTTCTTTCTAGATCTACATTCCTTGCAGAACTGCTCTGATTCTGGCAAATGAGGACACTGATTTCAGACAATGAGGAGTATGTGGATGAATGGAGCTGGAACTTGCATCATATCCCAGAATGCTGTGCAACCCTACATCTGCATATGTTCATATAGCGAACACTGTTGTTGCCCCATAGTTTATAGTTCcagtatgattttcttttgttctgtGAGCACAAAAGGAGTTATCTAATAAAATGTCTGAGCTGCTCTTCTCCATGCAATTAAAGTTGGTTGTCTCTGGTCCCCATCCACTTCTATTCAATTTCATGGACATTTTGCTAAATTTTGGATTTGGAAcgatggggtgagtaaatggtgacagaattttcatttaatcttttttttttttttttaattgttaaatgAGAGGGGGAAATTATACTTTCCTACAAACTGAAGGTTATCGTAATTTTAGAgtaggggtgtccaaactcggttctggaggaccactgtcctgcagagattAGCTCCATCTTTCCCCAACACGCCATGCCTGGAAGTTAGTATGCCTAGTAAATTCTTGGGTGcatctgaaattgcatactctcttgagaAGGTACTTATTTTACATAAGTATTTACTTCATGACcaataaaaaagtatgttctttatagtatgaatgtgtgtaataTGAATGTAATTAGGACGTACTACTGTACATTCGCTATGCCGTCattatcacgtgacctaccagcatcagtcaCAAATAAAGAGGATTTGTGTCTcatcacaaatcctctcccatggcctcatgggatagtaaagtgtctatgctcacttcagaatctcaccagaagaagtaggtcatccggatacttttttgcctactcttttataaATACTGTTAATTTCGACAtatttcttttgtcacatactgttttccaTCTACTAAATAGTATGGAAGTATGTCATTTCAGACGCAGCCTTTGATTagctgttcaggtgtgtttaattggggtttgggctaaactctgcaggacagtgtcCCTTCAGAAACAGGATTGGACACCACTCTTTTAGAggttaatgcattacaaaaacacaaagagaTTTTAATGTGCTGTTTAACATTCATTCTAGATGCATTCTAATTGGATATTGCTTGTGTTATGACATCAGCAAGGTCAgtttgctctctttctctccatgTCTCTATTCATCCCACTTTCCCTCTTTCTCCCCATAACCTTATCCTGTCTTCACTTAGCCTTAAATGCCTCCAATCCATGATTCTGATTTAGTGGgccattaaaaagttttacagCACCAGCTGACATCATGGGCCAGTCGGATGTGTTAGCGAATATGAATCTCCTGGGCCTCGCGGAGAATCTAGTGTCCTCTCCAGGGAAGAAGAATTCCCTTGGAACAGATCCCTTGGGTGTGAGGTCTCGGCAGCTGTTCTGACAGAACAGGAGACAAAATTCCCACCTAGTAATTACTctaattaacactttttttcccttaatgcatttaattaaattgcttCGGTTTAATCTATCGCAGCACTTTAATTTTGCCTGAGCTCTCAGCCCAAGCTTTTACACACTAATAAGACAGTATATCAATATTTAAGACGTTCTTGTCCTTATAGTGGAGTTATATTAGTATAATGGATTGCTTCCACAAACAGCAGCCAGGGTGgtcaaataaacataaaaaacaactgTGTGAGTGCATGTACACTAAGTTGTGTGGGGGTCATATTGTatgctgtgaaatattttatttttactaggtttcattttattttataatatctgttctgtttttccttcaaaaataaaacaacatttgaatAAAGTCCATTTTTATGTGCATTGCAAAAacagtttggaacgacacaagtaactgcctttatgagtgagtcatttgaATCATTAACTGAACTGATTCAAACATTAATTCATTTAGGAATGAAtcaagttactctttattgaacgagtcattgaatcattcacttagTTAATGATTCttcacatggctccggggggtaataaaggccttctgaagcaaagcgatgcgtttgtgtaaatatccatatttaacaagttatgaagtaaaatatctagctttttttttttttttttttttttgtttaattaaacaatacaaaacatcagagcattaaatcaaaacagatacatgtaaaacaaaaaaaaaaaaacaaaaaaaaaaaaacaaaaaaaagaaatacataaacacagatAAGTTGCCAGggtaataaaacaacaacaatgcaaTATAGGTTATGTGAACCTTAAGAGGACAAAAAGGATGAATAAAGAGAAACAGTTTTCATAGCTTTGGGATTAATAGAGCATTGGATAGTTTCGATATACCTGTCTAGATCATCTCTGAATAGAGAAAAGAGAGGTTTAGAGCCAGTAAatttttgtttatgtatgtgaAATTTAGCCAATaggaaacacaaattaattatgtaatatttccCTATATTCTCTTTAGAGTAGTCGAACAATCCaaagaaaacatctttaaaacagaaagaaaagtcACTTATAAAGTATGATTGGATAAATAATAACACATCTGACCAAAATTTCTCTGTGTGGGTACATTgccaaaacaagtgaaaaaatatctagctttcgccagaccgccttccgtattcaaattacgaagaaagtgtaaactggcgtcgcgtcagttacactttttctgtaagttgaataaggaaggcgtaggacgtagcataagtTGTACACTTTCTTCGTTCATTATAATAGTGCTTTAGAATCATAATCAATCCACATCAATAGGGCAGATATACACTGAATACTTATGAAACAAACTAACCCTACAACAGAACAAGAATAAGTTAacagaaatctggtcaccttagttgtctttaaaaaaaaagccccTATGGATGTTTTTTCGGATTTACTATTCCAAATATAGATTTACTGCCTGCACAGGAAAGAATTGTTCCAGTGTCATTGTCTCTTAGCTCATGATCACAGGCTGACTCACAGCGTGTTTTTAGCGACTTCTTTGTTCTCTCTCTTGACGTGTTGACGACCTCTCCTTCGAAGAGCTCTGCAGTTGCCTCAGCAGATTTATAGCTGTAATTATCCACGAAAATGCTCCTGGAGGTAACACCCCACAATATTTCCAGTTCTGAGTACTGTGCCTAACTGGGTGATGTAATattctgtgagtgagtgtgcgCATATACTGCATGGCAAATGCATGCATGCGTGAATTTCACAAATACAGTGCGTTATAAAAAACACCGTAAGTAAACAGCGCCCCCTGGAGTAAACTACAAAAATCTACATCACAAAGgggaaataatacttttattattattatattgaatCAATCATAATCAACAATTTTACATTAGCCAGGGGATGGAAATAATACTGATGGCGAGGTAGATGATTGTCACTCTTTGTTGGTTGACACAAAATCACGCTGATTAATGTCAGCTGTGTAATTAAGACTCAAAGATGTGTTGTAGaccttaaaggaatattccaggttAATTACAAGTTACCTCAAAATATTACGCCGACTCATCTCACAGTTAGACATATATTTACAGAGTTAGTCTAAGAGGCAAGCAGATAATCAgacattcatattttaatgaaattgcTTACAATCCCAATAACACAGCTGTGTTCAACTGCttgattataaaaacataatatttttaacaaattataaaGGGTCAAATCAACTCGTTTCACTTCcataaatacagtcagttaCACTAACTGAACTAAGATAGAGGACAAAATGATATATCCTATTTAAAGTAAAAGATAGGTCAGGCATATCATGGAAAAATGTAGACAAGAAATTAAACTGCCTCTTGCTCACATAAAAGACACATACAGACAAATTTAGCTCTAATAAGAGTCATAAGAGGGACAGAGCTTAAACATGAAGGCATTTTAAAAGTCAGATGGtgaattgttgttatataggtACTGAAAATCCACACACTAACATATACAGGCACTGACATTGAGGCATATATAAGACATTCAATGAAACACTGTCTAATGAGCTGCACACTTCACCAATGTACAGTAAAACTAATGTAAGGTACTGAAATCACTTTCAGATTTGGGCAAAATTAATGCAACATCATGCATTTAATGTATGatataatagtaaattaataattgtattttgtagaacttaattactgtaaaataatactaaggactttttcataatttatcTGCTGATTTTGGCATGAAATTAGCATGAGTTCTACACTCTTACTAGTTCTAAAATCTTATTAGTTTCAAATttgcaaaaagaaagaaagaaaaaaggtataataaaaacatacaagGTCTAGGAAATGTCAAATGTGTAAATCTTTGCGTGATCCAATTCTGCAGAGATAAAGAGTTTGCAGGTACAGATTCCATGTTCGCCTCTGTAATTTACTTTATTGACCTCTAGTGGCAGGTATAGGTACTATAAAGAACCGTCCTAAGTGTACAATATGTGTGCGTGTTTGCAAGAGCTTACGACAGATTCAGCAAATTGAAGGAGAGCCATAGGTAAACACAGGAAGGAAAAGAGCAGTGTGTTCAGTGCCTAaactggtgtttgggaaatttTAAAGCCTTCAGTTTAAACCACACTCATATCAGATTGTTTCAGAATCTGTTCTACCTTTTAAAACCAATATGAACAAAGTCTGTTTACACAAGGAGAAAGCTCATCCAAAATCAGATCTCCTGCTGTAATGTGTACATTTGGCCCACATATTTGAAGATATTCCAGTTATTTCTCATGTCCGTTGATGTTCTCAGGAACCAGACCCTCCATTACAGCTCGTTTAGACTCTAGAATCTGAACCGAGACACAAAGCAGGTGAGTAAAGAGGTATAGCCTAAAGTtaacagagtgtgtgtgtgtgtgtgtgtgtgcgtgcgtgcgtgtgtgtgtgtactagttttggctatacttgtgaggaccaaatgtcctcatattgtgaaatactttgATAACCCACTAGTGAGGACATTTGACTGGTCCTCACTAgttaaaaaggcttataaatcagccaaaggatgtttttatttaaatctagtgttttgcacatgtttctgtgatgggtaggtttaggagtagagGTTGGGTTAGGTGATATAAAATATCATTgacctgatataaaatcaatggaagtctatgcaatgtcctcactaagatagcaaatcaaaccaacccgatctcacgaCAGTTCACACGTATTTATGAGGTgactaattcgtacgaattagtacgacctcactcgtatgaattagtatgttttttgctaaatcgtattGCCAAATTCGAATGAAtgccctaaccccgcccctaaacctacccgtcactgaagtgtgtgtgtgtgtgtgtttgcggaAACTCACCTGGAAAGTTGGACTAAAGGCAATGAGGGTTTGCATGTTAGTGCTGTAATAGCCCAGAACATAATCCCCTGCCAGCAGGGGGAGCTCATTTTTAATCTGGACCTTAAACGGGAAGTGCAACACTCATGTTAGTCCCcttcaaaattcacattttaagTGCAActgtaaaagtaataaaaaatccaTTAGGAATTCtgtaaacagtcattatttttataacatCTTTTCAGGGAAGACCTGTTCTCAACACAAAGAACTTTTATTCTGCCATACCGTCACAACTTCGCCAATGGCAGCCACTTCATCATCTTTGACCCAGGCGAAGGTGGAGTAATCAGAGGCACTTTTGAAGCCAATCTGCACGCAGAGATATAAATCACCTCTAGTTAGTGACCCGCTTTGTGATACAGATCTCCTTTTTGtctctttctttgtttttgttcatcCATCAAcctatttttctctctctccctctcaccTTGTACAGTCCGATCCAGTCCCAGGTTGAGGACTCAAAGTTTTCCAGGATGGTGTAGGTGAATGTGGCATTTTCATCTGCACTCCAGTGTTCCTCCACTGTCAGTGTGACTAGAGGCGTCTCCACCTTTTTTCTCATCTGCATGAAGCGATCAAAGAGAGATACATTATATTTTTGGACTAAATGTCATGTGCACTGAAAGGTAgatagatattattattattgattactATAAGCacaatttgattaaatattcaTGGAATACATAATTCATACCTCCAGATTAAAGGTCCCAATGACGGGTTTGTGGTCACTGACCCCATATGAGACATCACAGGTGTACATTTCCTGCATCACCTTAACAGGATACTCATCATCGTCAACTGATGATGTTGTAGAACTATTCTCATCCTCTGTCTCTATAGCTTTGGGTTTTATCCTCCACAAGATACGATCCGTCCAGGCAGGCTTCCGCTTTTTACCACTAATCATTGACAcatgcaaaagaaaaaagagagggaatgtaaataatactattattaaaaaataaataaataaataataataaaaaaaatatattaatgtaaatgCAGAGTGAGGTTGTAGTCTTAGAGAACTtaactttattatattatattttgatcaaaaatacagtataaagtaatattttgaaattttatttggaatttaaaatactcgtttatattttaaaatgaatatgtatacaatagtttattcctgtgatgcaaagctgaattttcagcagccattactccaatcataagtgtcacatgatccttcagaaaagattctaatatgcttattttgtgctcaagaaatTATGATTCAATATCAATCAATATTATTGTCATTGTTGAAGACAGTTGTAGTgtttaaataatctttttttttttttttcaggattctttgatgaatagaaagttcaaaagaacagcatttatttgaaatataaatcttttgtcaCAATATAAATGGCTTAACTCTTCTGTTCCCAAGTTGAGAGAAACtgggagtaagtgcagaggcattGTCTGCGCTGTGTGAAtgtgatggttattgtagttgtATGTAGACTAattgtgaacatgcatttactcatctcacttgcacaaaaacagattgaGTAtccctcaaaatgaataaaaacagtgaaatgcaaactcagaaccTTCATTACACAAACcttcaataattaaatatgtttaaaaaatatgtatactttttcatattttatctcATTTAAACTAATTTAATCTCACTtgattaaccaatgtctttgctgctaaCATTCGATGacccaattcaaccatactaataataagcaaaaatgactttagataaacatcacatttgtgtttctttttttttatttttatttttattgctgaagtaagagtggccctgtcccaaatggcacacttcatgtgcacttttggtcttgtggacttacaatggccgctgcgTGCGTGTCaacaagaccgtagggtgtcccattcgtcatttaagcttaaagaagggtgctcgtgagcgccccctttgcggctgctatgcgccctcgatgcgcacttctgctgagcccgcaagtctgtgagctacgcagaggacttctacccagcagtcaaagcggcattacgtcgtgaaagtgcggactcagaggaagaccgcaagggtttagggtgccatttgggacagggccagtGCTGAACTTCCTTCTTCTCCAattcagaatggcagcacagctaaaATGTTTgcttgagctgcgccctctactgtacaggcatgaatttgcatttccattcagcctgaggcttttggtgtgaaaggaccTTTACATTGACCAAAAGTAGaactttagtttttttgttattaaaaaacaaacaagcaagcccagcccagcccaggtgagaaaaaaattatgcaaaatgcgtaatgcattactttccataaaaagtaactacgtaacataattagttacttttttagggagtaacgcattacttttaaaagtaactttccccaacactggttgtgAGTGAGATATAGTGTGTCCTTGCAGTGTGCTGCAGTTGTGTACTGAGAATTTAATGTGAAATTCTATTTCCATGCACAGACATGCAGACATGTGACTGATATGCTGTGATCTAATTCTACAATATGAAACATGCAAATGCATCAAACACCAGCATATCAGAGTGAAACATGCATTCTACGCACAGTGATTGAGGTGCTTATATGACAAGTGCAAAACAGTTCTCCAAGACAGCTTTTAGAAGCCCAATGACACATTGACATGGATATGTGGTCATGTGTTAAATGAGATGAGTCTGAGGGAAGGgctggctggatggatggatggatagagtCAGGTGTATATGATTTCCTACATTTCACTTCTTTCACCTTGACTAgtaatcttgaaaaaaattcAAAGGTCGAGCCGACCTTTCTTCCCGTTGGAGATACACTACCTACCATTGGAGATACACTACCTCTGCTTCCATTACAGACACagcaaaacataatttacaaaCATATTTCACTATCCATATAACATTTTAGCAAACAGATGACAGCTAAATGAGGGAAATGTCTGTGCTGAAAAGGCACTTTTGAATGTACACACAGATTCGCTACCTGTTCAAATGCTCTATGGTGCGGAAGACCTCCTAAACACAGCCATTTATGTTTGATGGGAAATACAAATTCCCTTCTTACAACATCCTACATATCCATCTTATCTTCAAAGTCGACATATTACAACATACATATGTTTTCAAAGCTGGCTGATGGCAGTTGGGACagaaaaaacaccataaaacacCAATCACATTACATTTGCACAGACATGAAATGCTTACTGAAGCATCTGAGGGGAGAGTATGTGAGGATTGAATGTTGAGTAAGAGGAGTGCAGTGTTTTACAGGGATGTGATGGTGAGTCCTCTGTGAGAGGAATTCTGGGTTATAGAGGTTAAGGTAGACACAGAGGCCATgcaacaaacacacattttgctTATCAAATCTTACGTAAAGCCAAACCATGTCTTCGGTGCTCTGTGTGGAGAAAGAACGATCATGATTTTCTTCCAAGAAAACATGTTAGACTCTCAGGAAATGGAGATCTGACACTGTTTATACTTCAAAGCATTGAAACTAGTGTGTTTGTATTGTGTTAATAATGTGTAGTGTGCAAGTGTTACCTTGTATCGTAAGTCTCAGAGAAACGGTCAAATTTATACGTGGGTTTAAAGCGCAACGGTCCCTCTTCGAACTCCTGAAGAATAGGTTCTTTCTTCTTCATCATGGTCAACTAAGAAATAGAAGtcaatagaatagaatagaatagaatagaatagaatagaatagaaaatgCATATTAAATTAACAGTTTTTAATACCTGTCTCTTCTTTTCAGTACAATTTTAGTTGTAAGTTGCAAGTTGCTAAGCTAATGACGCAATACTAAGCACATAAAACTACAGGGAGaatttttttcatctaatataaatggtctttttccttttttcaaaaaaatatatttaaaaacagcatttccCTTGACTTTGTCTGCTAAATTCAAAGCCGTGGGTTCTGTAATTGCATTTTCTGTACCTGTGATTCACACAGAACACCATTTTGCGTTTAATCCTCTGCTCCTCTGTGCAAAAAATTTTACGTTTTGAAATTTTGGAATGGgatgacacttggtgacttttgtcgcattagctatgtgaacacacacaaaaaaaaaaaaaaaacattatggacatgattcggatatgttaaagggtctgggaaaaaaatagtcacgcCGACATGAATgggaaatatgaaaaaatatgaaaactcaGAGAATCTTTTGGTGGTACAAACTACAATTCAGCCAttatgcagaaaaaaagtgcacagcaatgaaggggtgACACTCTAAAATGTCAAGATTGCGAAATAGACACATCCTTCCccccacacacatatatatatatatatatataaactagcACGACTATAACACAtagcaagtttttgaaaatgtgtgaaataaaatcaataattcagccACAAAGCAGTAAAAACAACAAGGAAGAGGTTACACAAGAGTACAAATCAGACACACCCACTAAAACACACATGCAGAGACATTATTTTATACACAAATGAACTGGTGTaactgtaacaaaaaaaaatgagccAAAATACTCAAATAAGAGATTGAAATCAAATCAGACCCAGATTTATTAGGCtgtgataaaacacaatggctcatttttgttacatttttattgaatttttatgtTATGTGTGACAAAATGTCTTCCTCTGTGATCAGttttgactgtagtaaaatgaatgcaaaaaactgacatttcaaatcaacatttcaaacaaagaaaatctaaaccttgacaaaaagtagtctttgagaatgtttaagtataaatccaaatccacaacttaataaaaataagtatttatgtctaaaaaccaCTAGAGAATTTATAAGCCACTTTATATAGAACTATATAGGAATCTAGTGATTACACAATGGCATTCCATAACTTTCttttttactcccaccagatggcactaatctacctTCAAAAAATTGGAGGTTTCTaattgtctctattttaacatggaatactgctaaatttgacatttgacatttgatatttgacatttgatatttgatatgacatttgatattcaacagtgctttgcatctgcctacattgacagcattttctttaagagctgctgtgcagccaaaattatataccatttatcactgtaaagctgctttgacacaatctgcattgtaaaaagcgctatataaataaaggtgacttgacttgacttgactaaatatacagtattacaaaaaaattgtttattattttcaatggggaaaaatagctaataaaaaaaagcataaatattgcatagtatcataaaataccctcaaaattttaaataataataaaaaaaaatgattgaacaaaaaacaaaaatgttacattttaggGCTTAGGTCACTTTTGACCGTGAAAGAGCCAAGTGTGACCCCTAAACGAAgaggaccagagggttaaaaacgTGAGGCGGAGGGCAGTGAAAAAATGCAAAGGTCTatagatgcatttttttaaaagctgacCTCTTTTTAACTTGAGTGTCGACACTGTCATGCACAAGATATGATGCGATGCAAATGCAACAGTCAAATACGCCTATGtagtgcatgtttacataaaaaagtGATTACATATGAAACGCAAAACGCAAACTGTGTTAAACTTGGGCCAACTGTTTAGGACTTATCTGGTGAGTCTATGGTGACTTAAAATGctatgtaggcagctcactGGCTTTTGTTAGAGAGCCGTGAACTTCAGAAAAGTGTGTATTTGCGTATatttatctgtttgtttgtgtgtctgcCTGACCTGATCTCTGTCCCACAGCAGGTTAAAACGGCCATTGTTGATCGAGGAGCGAAGAAAGTGCATCCCATGGTCAGCGATACGGAAGTTCAGATCACCAAACCAGAAGACCACCCTTGGAGAAGGAAAAATAGCAATATGAGACCCATGTTGTATCTTCTGatacatgaacatgaacaactTCAATCAAAGTTAGCACTGACTTGTGGTCAAGCACGTTTGGTGTGTTGTACATATCGAAATCTTGCGTGTCCAGTATATATTCAAACTCATCCATGCGTTGCAGGGCGTAGTTCATATGAGCCGCCAGATGACAGTTCAGAAAACACAGCATGTGACCATAAAATGAGAAACGCACAGAAACACCACCCTTATTTCCCTGCAAGAATCAATAATACTACATTAGTCCAGCTACACATTGTTATACTCTCGCATATTCGTTACCGTTAAAAGTACAGGTctaggtgttttgttttgttttttgttttttccccccaaattttacacaaaaGATTACAGATCAGACTTATATACCACCTTtcaacagtttttattttttttaattaatacttttattcagcaaggatgcattaaattgatccaaagtgacagtaatttatgatgttacaaaagatttttctttctaataaatgctgtttaaacattctattcatcaaagaatcctgaaaa
The DNA window shown above is from Ctenopharyngodon idella isolate HZGC_01 chromosome 10, HZGC01, whole genome shotgun sequence and carries:
- the inpp5kb gene encoding inositol polyphosphate 5-phosphatase K isoform X2; this translates as MTAQNVGSRGGHQAFRLHMVTWNVSTAEPPADVRSLLQLDSQPATDLYVIGLQEVNATPVRYISDLIAEDSWSHLFMDTLAPMGYIKVTSVRMQGLLLILFAKQVHLPFIRDIQSTYTRTGLFGYWGNKGGVSVRFSFYGHMLCFLNCHLAAHMNYALQRMDEFEYILDTQDFDMYNTPNVLDHKVVFWFGDLNFRIADHGMHFLRSSINNGRFNLLWDRDQLTMMKKKEPILQEFEEGPLRFKPTYKFDRFSETYDTSGKKRKPAWTDRILWRIKPKAIETEDENSSTTSSVDDDEYPVKVMQEMYTCDVSYGVSDHKPVIGTFNLEMRKKVETPLVTLTVEEHWSADENATFTYTILENFESSTWDWIGLYKIGFKSASDYSTFAWVKDDEVAAIGEVVTVQIKNELPLLAGDYVLGYYSTNMQTLIAFSPTFQILESKRAVMEGLVPENINGHEK
- the inpp5kb gene encoding inositol polyphosphate 5-phosphatase K isoform X1, with product MTAQNVGSRGGHQAFRLHMVTWNVSTAEPPADVRSLLQLDSQPATDLYVIGLQEVNATPVRYISDLIAEDSWSHLFMDTLAPMGYIKVTSVRMQGLLLILFAKQVHLPFIRDIQSTYTRTGLFGYWGNKGGVSVRFSFYGHMLCFLNCHLAAHMNYALQRMDEFEYILDTQDFDMYNTPNVLDHKVVFWFGDLNFRIADHGMHFLRSSINNGRFNLLWDRDQLTMMKKKEPILQEFEEGPLRFKPTYKFDRFSETYDTRAPKTWFGFTGKKRKPAWTDRILWRIKPKAIETEDENSSTTSSVDDDEYPVKVMQEMYTCDVSYGVSDHKPVIGTFNLEMRKKVETPLVTLTVEEHWSADENATFTYTILENFESSTWDWIGLYKIGFKSASDYSTFAWVKDDEVAAIGEVVTVQIKNELPLLAGDYVLGYYSTNMQTLIAFSPTFQILESKRAVMEGLVPENINGHEK
- the inpp5kb gene encoding inositol polyphosphate 5-phosphatase K isoform X3 — encoded protein: MSDTSDVPRVRSDSTSSMTSQSTSARLMLRQRLAQLLTCLEDLSSDDEANEEVSRTLDEAFHLCGRYTNRESFRLHMVTWNVSTAEPPADVRSLLQLDSQPATDLYVIGLQEVNATPVRYISDLIAEDSWSHLFMDTLAPMGYIKVTSVRMQGLLLILFAKQVHLPFIRDIQSTYTRTGLFGYWGNKGGVSVRFSFYGHMLCFLNCHLAAHMNYALQRMDEFEYILDTQDFDMYNTPNVLDHKVVFWFGDLNFRIADHGMHFLRSSINNGRFNLLWDRDQLTMMKKKEPILQEFEEGPLRFKPTYKFDRFSETYDTRAPKTWFGFTGKKRKPAWTDRILWRIKPKAIETEDENSSTTSSVDDDEYPVKVMQEMYTCDVSYGVSDHKPVIGTFNLEMRKKVETPLVTLTVEEHWSADENATFTYTILENFESSTWDWIGLYKIGFKSASDYSTFAWVKDDEVAAIGEVVTVQIKNELPLLAGDYVLGYYSTNMQTLIAFSPTFQILESKRAVMEGLVPENINGHEK